The Anabaena sp. WA102 genome contains a region encoding:
- a CDS encoding DUF427 domain-containing protein, with amino-acid sequence MMKAIWNGAILAESDNTVVVEGNHYFPVDAINKEYFTDSSTHTTCPWKGVASYYSVEVNGQVNKDAAWYYPSTKEKAKNIEGYVAFWKGVKIEA; translated from the coding sequence ATCATGAAAGCAATTTGGAATGGTGCTATTCTAGCCGAAAGCGATAATACTGTAGTTGTGGAAGGAAATCATTATTTCCCGGTTGACGCTATTAATAAGGAATACTTTACAGACAGCAGCACTCATACCACTTGTCCTTGGAAAGGGGTTGCTAGTTACTACAGTGTTGAAGTTAATGGACAAGTTAATAAAGATGCCGCTTGGTATTATCCTAGCACTAAGGAAAAGGCTAAAAATATAGAAGGTTATGTTGCTTTCTGGAAAGGTGTAAAAATCGAAGCTTAG
- a CDS encoding TOBE domain-containing protein: MPRKDQGWVTFQTSEEERKILEEFCQNSQRTKTEILRELVRGLKQYSAPSISSSTSPEKAETKNIEFEIVSPKKALKVSSRNVLKGIVKRVTTGSINTEITLEIVQKVELTSMITRVSAEELELSEGTEAYAVIKSNDIVIAKD, encoded by the coding sequence ATGCCAAGAAAAGACCAGGGTTGGGTGACATTTCAAACATCTGAAGAAGAACGCAAGATATTAGAAGAATTTTGTCAAAACTCCCAGCGGACTAAAACTGAGATTTTGCGAGAATTAGTCCGGGGACTTAAACAATATTCAGCACCGTCCATATCATCATCAACTTCACCAGAAAAAGCAGAAACAAAAAATATTGAATTTGAAATTGTTAGTCCCAAAAAAGCATTAAAAGTTAGTTCTCGTAATGTTTTAAAAGGAATTGTAAAACGAGTAACTACAGGCAGTATAAATACTGAAATAACTTTAGAAATCGTTCAGAAAGTTGAATTAACTTCCATGATTACTAGAGTTTCCGCTGAAGAATTAGAATTATCTGAAGGTACAGAAGCCTATGCTGTGATTAAATCTAATGATATTGTGATTGCTAAAGATTAG
- the hisA gene encoding 1-(5-phosphoribosyl)-5-[(5-phosphoribosylamino)methylideneamino]imidazole-4-carboxamide isomerase: protein MEVIPAIDLLEGRCVRLYKGDYERSQVFSENPVEVAKMWADQGATRLHLVDLDGAKAGKIVNLAAIEAIRNNLDIPIEVGGGLRDRSSVVQLFNLGVNWAILGTVAVEQPQLVQELCQEFPQQIIIGIDARNGLVATRGWLETSTLLATQLAVQMQELGAAAIIYTDINRDGTLEGPNLDALRELAAAISIPVIASGGVSSVTDLLSLLALEPQGVTGVIVGKALYTGDILLKEGLQAIGPGRLQDIPPDFGISSIA, encoded by the coding sequence ATGGAAGTAATCCCCGCAATTGATTTACTAGAAGGTCGCTGTGTGCGACTATATAAAGGAGACTACGAGCGATCGCAAGTATTCAGCGAAAACCCCGTTGAAGTAGCGAAAATGTGGGCAGACCAAGGCGCGACAAGACTACATTTAGTTGACTTAGACGGCGCAAAAGCTGGGAAAATCGTCAACTTAGCAGCTATTGAAGCCATTAGAAATAATCTTGACATACCCATTGAAGTTGGGGGCGGATTGCGCGATCGCTCCAGTGTTGTACAATTATTCAATCTGGGAGTAAATTGGGCAATTCTCGGCACTGTCGCCGTCGAACAACCTCAATTAGTCCAAGAACTCTGTCAAGAATTTCCCCAACAAATTATTATTGGCATAGATGCCCGTAACGGCTTAGTCGCAACTCGCGGTTGGTTAGAAACGTCAACATTATTAGCCACCCAACTAGCAGTACAAATGCAAGAACTAGGTGCAGCAGCCATCATTTACACTGATATCAACCGTGACGGCACATTAGAAGGACCTAATTTAGACGCATTACGAGAACTCGCAGCAGCAATTTCCATACCCGTAATTGCTTCCGGTGGCGTAAGTTCCGTCACCGATTTATTAAGTTTATTAGCCTTAGAACCCCAAGGTGTAACAGGTGTGATAGTTGGTAAAGCCTTGTATACGGGTGATATTCTCCTCAAAGAAGGATTACAAGCTATTGGACCGGGAAGACTGCAAGATATACCACCAGATTTCGGTATTTCTAGCATTGCTTAA
- a CDS encoding DUF3593 domain-containing protein gives MISKETLFALSLFPYLGFLWFISRSPQMPRLALYGFYGTLVFVAITIPAAIYAKVQYGEQLANVDWLHGSAEVFLTLANILLVLGFRQAVQELGNREQGTGNRE, from the coding sequence ATGATATCAAAAGAAACCCTCTTTGCCCTCTCTCTGTTTCCCTATCTGGGTTTCTTGTGGTTTATCAGCCGCAGTCCACAAATGCCACGTTTAGCCCTATATGGATTTTACGGCACATTGGTATTTGTCGCCATCACCATCCCCGCCGCCATTTACGCCAAAGTCCAGTACGGAGAACAACTAGCCAACGTAGACTGGTTACATGGCAGCGCAGAAGTCTTTTTAACCCTTGCTAACATCTTACTAGTCTTAGGTTTTCGCCAAGCAGTACAAGAATTAGGGAACAGGGAACAGGGAACAGGAAACAGGGAATAG
- a CDS encoding DUF2499 domain-containing protein yields the protein MHALSIPTWIIHISSVIEWIAAIWLIWIYGELTENRSWWGLSFAMLPALISAMCACTWHYFDNSESLEWLVTLQATMTLVGNFTLWAAAYLIWRSTKSTSPIETQSIKSEQ from the coding sequence ATGCACGCCCTTTCGATTCCCACCTGGATAATTCATATTTCTAGCGTCATTGAGTGGATAGCCGCAATTTGGCTAATTTGGATATACGGTGAACTTACAGAAAATCGGAGTTGGTGGGGATTATCCTTTGCCATGTTACCAGCTTTAATTAGCGCAATGTGTGCTTGTACTTGGCATTATTTCGACAATTCCGAATCATTAGAATGGTTAGTCACCCTACAAGCTACCATGACATTAGTTGGTAACTTTACTCTCTGGGCAGCAGCTTATCTAATTTGGCGTTCTACCAAGTCTACAAGCCCCATTGAGACACAATCTATCAAATCAGAACAATGA
- the csaB gene encoding polysaccharide pyruvyl transferase CsaB, whose product MGKMRVLLSGYYGKGNGGDEALLATLLQMLPLDVTPVVLSGNPEETHRHYGVECYNRMAIFSVLKALRSCDAFVWGGGSLIQDATSLISPFYYGGLMALAQVMGLKTVAWGQGIGPLLHFQTRWLAKGNFAGCTQVSVRDRSSSRLLSDWSIPHILAPDPVWALESKPVPELVDLPKPRIAVTLRNHPQLTEKRLTNLTQALVNLQKETQAFILLLPFQKSEDLGIAEKIHTQLPDVSRVICSEDPQILKGVFRGVEMSIGMRLHSLIMAASEGSRCFALSYDPKVNRLMEDLEIPGWDLKDLPDDVDLISKIWIDYYNNGVALSPHKIQSLVNEAFLHRDLLKKVLP is encoded by the coding sequence ATGGGGAAAATGCGGGTTTTATTGTCTGGGTATTACGGTAAGGGTAATGGTGGTGATGAAGCTTTGTTAGCCACACTTCTGCAAATGCTACCACTTGATGTTACTCCTGTGGTGCTTTCTGGAAATCCTGAAGAAACTCATCGGCATTATGGTGTGGAATGTTACAACCGCATGGCGATTTTCTCAGTCTTAAAGGCTTTGCGTTCTTGTGATGCTTTTGTTTGGGGTGGTGGTAGTTTAATTCAAGATGCTACCAGTCTGATTAGCCCTTTTTATTATGGGGGATTGATGGCTTTAGCTCAAGTTATGGGTTTGAAAACTGTGGCTTGGGGACAGGGTATAGGTCCTTTGTTGCATTTCCAAACTCGTTGGTTAGCAAAGGGGAATTTTGCAGGTTGTACTCAAGTGAGTGTGCGCGATCGCTCCAGTTCTCGGTTATTATCAGATTGGAGTATACCCCATATCCTTGCCCCTGACCCGGTTTGGGCATTGGAATCGAAGCCAGTCCCGGAATTAGTAGATTTACCAAAACCCAGAATTGCAGTTACTTTAAGAAATCATCCTCAATTGACAGAAAAGCGGTTAACAAATTTAACTCAAGCTTTAGTTAATTTGCAGAAGGAAACCCAAGCTTTTATTTTATTATTACCATTTCAAAAAAGTGAAGATCTAGGAATTGCGGAAAAAATTCATACTCAATTACCAGATGTGAGTAGAGTTATTTGTTCGGAAGATCCACAAATTTTAAAAGGTGTATTTCGCGGTGTGGAAATGTCCATAGGAATGCGTCTCCATAGTTTAATTATGGCAGCTAGTGAAGGTTCTCGTTGTTTTGCATTAAGTTATGATCCCAAAGTCAACCGATTAATGGAAGATTTAGAAATACCTGGTTGGGATTTAAAGGATTTACCAGATGATGTAGATTTAATCAGTAAAATTTGGATTGATTATTATAATAATGGTGTGGCTTTGTCACCTCATAAAATTCAATCCTTAGTAAATGAGGCTTTTTTACATCGGGATTTATTAAAGAAAGTGTTACCATAA
- a CDS encoding C40 family peptidase: protein MSINLIIPHSPTAEYFCNTNLNIYDSPKCIRLATQAATGRHLQITSNHPDTAVAVCLCEDDYPGWLSLQDLQFLQPTETIYQPQFISTAEIQQHIPTVIAFTQAAKAEDNYYLWGGTVAPNYDCSGLMQAAFKSVGVWLPRDAYQQEAFTQAIDITELQPGDLIFFGTPEKATHVGLYLGNNCYIHSSGKEQGRNGIGIDQLSEQGNKVSQAYYQQLRGAGRVVKSCQPPITSLRVSEGL, encoded by the coding sequence ATGTCAATAAACCTAATAATTCCCCATTCCCCAACAGCAGAATATTTCTGTAACACCAACCTAAATATCTATGATTCCCCTAAATGTATCCGTTTAGCTACCCAAGCCGCCACCGGACGACATTTACAAATAACATCAAATCATCCAGATACAGCAGTTGCAGTATGTTTATGTGAAGATGACTATCCAGGATGGTTATCACTTCAAGATTTGCAATTTCTTCAACCAACAGAAACAATATATCAACCTCAATTCATCTCAACCGCAGAAATTCAACAGCACATACCCACAGTTATCGCTTTTACCCAAGCAGCAAAAGCAGAAGATAATTATTACCTTTGGGGTGGCACAGTCGCACCTAATTATGATTGTTCGGGTTTAATGCAAGCAGCATTTAAATCTGTGGGTGTGTGGCTACCGAGAGACGCTTATCAACAAGAAGCTTTTACCCAAGCAATTGATATTACTGAATTACAACCAGGGGATTTAATCTTTTTTGGAACTCCTGAAAAAGCTACTCATGTAGGATTATATTTGGGTAATAATTGCTATATTCACAGTTCAGGAAAAGAACAAGGACGCAACGGTATTGGTATTGACCAACTTTCGGAACAGGGAAACAAAGTTAGTCAGGCTTATTATCAACAGTTACGCGGCGCTGGGAGAGTTGTGAAAAGTTGTCAACCACCCATCACTTCCCTTCGGGTAAGTGAGGGCTTGTAA
- a CDS encoding glycosyltransferase family 2 protein codes for MTNYQSPSLDVSVVVPIKDEVESLPLLLEAISTTLTTSKLNYEIICVDDGSSDGTAEFLKEQAQIRTDLKAVILRRNYGQTAAMSAGFNYATARVIVTLDADLQNDPADIPMLLAKLDEGYDLVSGWRQNRQDGAVNRLLPSKIANWLIRGATSVYIHDYGCSLKAYRSELVADMNLYGELHRFLPALAYIEGARITEVPVRHHARRFGQSKYGISRTFRVLMDLLTILFMKKFLTRPMHVFGLLGLISMIAGGGIGIYLTFVKLAFHVDIGSRPLLILAVLLLVTGVQLFCFGLLAELLMRTYHESQGRPIYRVREVVAKNVK; via the coding sequence GTGACCAATTACCAATCACCAAGTTTAGATGTATCCGTAGTTGTCCCAATTAAAGATGAGGTCGAAAGTTTACCTTTATTACTAGAAGCCATTTCTACGACTCTCACCACTAGTAAGTTGAATTATGAGATTATTTGTGTAGATGATGGTTCTAGTGATGGTACAGCGGAATTTCTCAAGGAACAAGCGCAAATTCGCACTGATTTAAAAGCGGTGATTTTGCGACGTAATTATGGACAAACTGCGGCTATGTCTGCGGGTTTTAATTATGCTACAGCTAGAGTAATTGTGACTTTAGACGCTGATTTGCAAAATGACCCCGCTGATATTCCGATGTTATTAGCCAAGCTAGATGAGGGTTATGATTTAGTTAGTGGTTGGCGGCAAAATCGCCAAGATGGGGCGGTTAATCGGTTGCTTCCTTCTAAAATTGCCAATTGGTTAATTCGTGGGGCTACAAGCGTCTATATTCATGATTATGGTTGTTCTCTGAAAGCCTATCGGTCTGAATTGGTGGCAGATATGAATCTTTATGGAGAACTACACCGCTTTTTACCTGCTTTGGCATATATCGAAGGGGCAAGAATTACAGAAGTACCTGTGCGTCATCATGCGCGGCGGTTTGGACAAAGTAAGTATGGGATATCACGGACTTTCCGGGTATTGATGGATTTATTAACTATTCTATTTATGAAGAAGTTTCTCACCCGTCCCATGCACGTTTTTGGCTTGTTGGGATTGATTTCCATGATTGCTGGTGGGGGAATAGGTATATATTTAACTTTCGTCAAATTGGCTTTTCATGTAGATATTGGTAGCCGTCCTTTGTTGATTTTGGCAGTGTTGCTGTTAGTAACAGGAGTCCAGTTATTTTGCTTCGGTCTTTTGGCAGAATTACTGATGCGAACTTATCATGAATCTCAAGGACGACCAATCTATCGGGTGCGAGAAGTTGTGGCAAAAAATGTTAAGTAA
- a CDS encoding MFS transporter — MKAFDTFDANLRKNLLMLFAAGLFFWSGLASLLPTLPLYIEHIGASKQEIGIVMGSFAIGMLLCRPSMGALADIRGRKIVLLIGMSAAAIAPLGYLCVKSIIPLMVIRAFHGISIAAFATAYIALVSDLAPEHRRGEVVGYMSLVNPLGVGIGPAIGGFLQASAGYTPLFLSSAALCSLGLLCIIPIINPPIATKPTNSKNDNFWQILTSHRVRIPAIVLLLSGLTLGSLHTFISLFIKSTGVDLNPGLFFTAAAVSSFSCRLFTGKASDRYGRGLFVTMSLIAYTFSVICIWQANNSFMFLLGAFMEGAASGTLIPMISVLMTDRALPYERGRIFGASLMGFDIGLAIAGPIFGTFAETLGYRNMFGLTTGLTVIAMIIFLTQSSRNIPQSLRFALGRTEDIYAVK, encoded by the coding sequence GTGAAAGCCTTTGATACTTTTGACGCTAATCTGCGAAAAAACCTGCTCATGTTATTTGCAGCGGGTCTGTTTTTCTGGTCAGGTTTGGCTTCATTATTGCCTACCCTACCCTTATATATTGAACATATTGGTGCAAGCAAACAGGAAATTGGCATTGTCATGGGTAGCTTTGCCATTGGGATGTTGCTATGTCGCCCGTCAATGGGTGCTTTAGCAGATATTCGGGGTCGTAAAATAGTATTATTGATTGGAATGTCCGCAGCAGCGATCGCTCCTTTGGGATATTTATGTGTAAAATCAATTATTCCCCTCATGGTAATTCGTGCCTTTCATGGCATTAGTATCGCCGCTTTTGCCACAGCTTACATTGCCCTAGTCAGCGATTTAGCACCAGAACACCGTCGCGGTGAAGTCGTTGGTTACATGAGTTTGGTGAATCCTTTAGGTGTGGGAATAGGTCCGGCTATAGGTGGGTTTTTACAAGCAAGTGCTGGTTATACCCCATTATTTCTCTCATCTGCGGCTTTATGTTCCTTGGGTTTATTATGTATCATCCCCATTATTAATCCACCAATTGCCACCAAACCAACTAACAGTAAAAATGATAACTTTTGGCAAATATTAACTAGTCATCGGGTGCGGATTCCCGCTATCGTCTTACTCCTGAGTGGTTTGACTTTAGGTAGTTTGCATACTTTCATCTCCCTATTTATTAAATCAACCGGAGTTGATTTAAATCCAGGTTTATTTTTTACTGCGGCGGCTGTCTCCAGTTTTAGTTGTAGATTATTTACTGGTAAAGCTTCTGATAGATATGGAAGGGGTTTATTTGTCACCATGAGTTTGATAGCTTATACATTCTCTGTCATCTGCATTTGGCAAGCAAATAACTCTTTCATGTTCTTATTGGGAGCATTCATGGAAGGTGCTGCTTCTGGTACACTTATCCCCATGATTTCTGTATTGATGACAGATAGGGCTTTACCCTACGAACGCGGGAGAATATTTGGTGCTTCCTTAATGGGATTTGATATCGGTTTAGCGATCGCAGGTCCAATTTTTGGTACATTTGCCGAAACACTTGGTTATCGAAATATGTTTGGTTTGACTACAGGTTTAACAGTCATTGCCATGATCATCTTCCTCACCCAGTCTAGCCGCAATATTCCTCAATCTCTGCGTTTTGCCCTTGGTCGCACAGAAGATATCTACGCCGTCAAATAA
- a CDS encoding zinc ribbon domain-containing protein — MPLGKLKDRLRQLCELHGIRFQETEEAYTSKASFLDGDSLPKYGEKPEGWKASGKRVKRGLYESGDGSFVNADLNGAANILRKVSGRLSLSLDQLSRRSLAIVARIKLN; from the coding sequence ATGCCATTGGGTAAACTTAAAGATAGATTAAGACAACTCTGTGAATTGCACGGTATTAGATTTCAAGAAACTGAAGAAGCATATACGTCAAAAGCTAGTTTTCTAGATGGAGACTCCCTACCTAAGTATGGCGAAAAGCCAGAAGGGTGGAAAGCATCAGGAAAGCGTGTTAAGCGTGGATTGTATGAATCGGGCGATGGTTCATTCGTAAATGCAGATTTGAACGGAGCAGCTAATATTTTAAGAAAAGTATCGGGAAGGTTGAGTCTATCACTTGATCAACTCAGTAGACGATCTTTGGCAATCGTAGCGAGAATTAAATTAAATTAA
- a CDS encoding group II intron reverse transcriptase/maturase produces the protein MIRHRDNSSESWKTLPWKKFRRNLFRLQKRVYKAVQVGDKRKAKSLQKLILKSTAARLLAIRQVSQLNAGKKTAGIDSKKSLNFKERFELNELLKASSSNWKHQGLREIPIPKKDGTIRMLKIPTIADRAWQCLAKYALEPAHEATFHARSYGFRTGRSAHNAQKHLFDNLNSRVNGIDKRVIELDIEKCFDRINHTAIMERLIAPRSIRQGIFRCLKAGVNPEFPEQGTPQGGVVSPLLANIALDGIESIHQSVRYADDMVIILKPKDNAPEILDRISQFLAERGMKVSEKKTKLTAATDGFDFLGWNFKVQKNGKFRCVPSGGNYKSFRKKVKFIVNNSNYGATTKAEKLAPVVRGWRNYHRFCKMDGSRNSLYHIQNRAFRVFNKETKQNRHTSKQLLDKAFPAVPYSENKHINVKGEKSPYDGDLSYWSERNSKLYNNDTSKALKRQNHKCGHCGLKMLSDEKVHLHHVDGNHQNWKTKNLLAIHESCHDYIHMSKRES, from the coding sequence ATGATTAGACACAGAGACAACTCTAGTGAATCCTGGAAGACGTTACCTTGGAAGAAATTTCGCCGTAACTTATTCCGCCTACAAAAACGAGTGTACAAAGCGGTTCAAGTTGGCGACAAGCGCAAAGCTAAGTCCCTACAAAAGCTGATTCTGAAATCAACCGCAGCGAGATTACTGGCTATCCGTCAAGTATCACAGCTAAACGCTGGGAAAAAGACCGCAGGAATTGACAGCAAAAAGTCCCTTAACTTTAAGGAACGCTTCGAGCTTAATGAACTGCTAAAAGCATCAAGTAGCAACTGGAAACACCAAGGGCTAAGAGAAATACCCATCCCCAAAAAGGACGGTACTATCAGGATGCTGAAAATCCCCACTATTGCAGACCGAGCTTGGCAATGCCTAGCAAAATACGCATTAGAACCAGCACACGAGGCAACTTTCCACGCCAGGAGCTACGGGTTTAGAACGGGACGGTCAGCGCATAACGCGCAGAAACACCTATTCGACAATCTAAACTCACGAGTAAATGGAATAGATAAACGAGTCATAGAACTCGATATTGAAAAATGCTTTGATAGGATAAACCACACCGCCATCATGGAGAGACTCATAGCTCCTAGAAGCATAAGACAAGGAATCTTCCGATGTCTCAAAGCCGGGGTCAATCCAGAATTTCCCGAACAAGGAACACCTCAAGGTGGGGTGGTAAGTCCACTGTTAGCCAATATTGCGTTAGACGGTATAGAGTCAATTCACCAATCAGTACGGTACGCCGATGATATGGTAATCATACTCAAACCCAAAGATAACGCACCAGAAATACTTGACCGAATCAGTCAGTTTTTAGCAGAGCGGGGAATGAAAGTCAGCGAGAAAAAGACAAAGCTAACCGCCGCGACAGATGGATTTGATTTCCTCGGCTGGAATTTTAAAGTCCAGAAAAACGGGAAGTTTAGATGCGTCCCATCAGGGGGCAATTATAAATCTTTCCGCAAGAAAGTAAAATTTATCGTCAACAACTCGAATTATGGTGCTACCACAAAGGCTGAAAAATTAGCCCCTGTAGTTAGAGGTTGGAGGAACTACCACCGCTTCTGCAAAATGGACGGGTCGCGCAACTCGCTATACCACATTCAAAACAGAGCTTTCAGGGTATTCAACAAGGAAACCAAACAGAATCGCCATACCAGTAAGCAGTTACTAGACAAGGCATTCCCAGCAGTTCCTTACTCCGAAAACAAACACATCAATGTCAAAGGTGAGAAATCACCCTACGACGGAGATTTAAGTTATTGGAGCGAACGTAACAGCAAGCTCTATAACAACGATACCTCTAAAGCCCTTAAACGGCAAAACCATAAATGTGGTCATTGTGGTCTAAAGATGCTCAGTGATGAGAAGGTACATTTACATCATGTTGATGGAAACCACCAAAACTGGAAAACTAAAAACCTTCTAGCCATTCACGAAAGCTGCCACGATTATATTCACATGAGCAAACGCGAAAGCTAA
- a CDS encoding RNA-guided endonuclease InsQ/TnpB family protein encodes MRSQLLINRNLVAKNKKAMGVQQVLLSPDNETKAVLEYLCQQSGKLYNSGVYFARQTFLKTGKLLTGKFDLIYEPSVSKTMVAQSMPSIPAQQTLLSVTEAFKSFKELRSLFIKGQLHFKPKVPGYLTGSKLFKVAYPHSGGQKPTLVNGQLRFSLGLTVKRWFGISEFFLPMPSNLDIAHVKEFTILPKNGAFYLEMSYEVEKQQHDLDINQALSIDLGTADNLAACVDTLGNSLLIDARSMKAMNQLWNKKISTKKEGKSEAYWDAWLDRVTRKRNHQMRDGINKAAKLIIDHCLKYGIGTLVIGWNEGFKSNANMGRINNQKFGAIRC; translated from the coding sequence TTGAGAAGTCAACTTCTCATAAATCGTAACTTGGTGGCAAAAAATAAAAAAGCAATGGGAGTACAACAGGTTTTGTTGTCTCCCGATAATGAAACAAAGGCAGTATTAGAATATCTCTGTCAGCAGTCAGGGAAGCTGTATAACAGTGGTGTTTATTTCGCTAGACAAACATTTTTAAAAACTGGAAAGTTGTTAACGGGTAAGTTCGACTTGATTTACGAGCCTTCAGTGTCTAAAACTATGGTTGCTCAATCGATGCCATCTATCCCCGCACAACAAACTTTATTATCTGTAACAGAAGCCTTCAAATCTTTTAAAGAATTACGTTCTTTGTTTATCAAAGGACAATTACACTTTAAGCCTAAAGTACCCGGCTATCTAACAGGTTCTAAACTTTTCAAGGTTGCTTATCCTCATAGTGGAGGACAGAAACCAACTCTAGTTAATGGACAACTTAGATTTTCGTTGGGACTAACGGTTAAAAGATGGTTTGGAATTTCTGAATTTTTTCTACCGATGCCGTCAAATTTAGATATAGCTCATGTTAAGGAGTTTACTATCCTACCTAAAAACGGTGCTTTTTATCTAGAGATGTCTTACGAAGTTGAGAAACAACAGCATGATTTAGACATTAATCAAGCTCTATCTATTGACTTGGGAACGGCTGATAATTTAGCGGCTTGTGTTGATACATTGGGTAATTCCCTATTGATTGATGCCCGGTCAATGAAAGCCATGAATCAGCTTTGGAACAAGAAAATATCAACAAAAAAAGAGGGGAAATCAGAAGCTTATTGGGATGCTTGGTTAGACCGTGTAACCCGTAAACGTAACCATCAGATGCGTGATGGTATTAATAAAGCAGCGAAACTAATTATTGACCATTGCTTAAAATATGGTATTGGTACATTAGTTATCGGCTGGAACGAGGGGTTTAAATCCAACGCTAATATGGGGAGAATTAACAATCAAAAGTTTGGTGCGATTCGTTGTTAG
- the tnpA gene encoding IS200/IS605 family transposase: MLTQEDYKTHNHVKFLVNYHFVWIPKRRKKVLVGEIATRARQIFAELAIEKGWDILALEVAPDHIHLFISVKPTDTPHLVIKAFKGRSSFYLRKEFPQLKKLPSLWTSSYFISTAGNVSSESVRRYIEDPHHG, translated from the coding sequence ATGTTAACGCAAGAAGACTATAAAACCCACAACCACGTTAAATTCCTGGTTAATTACCATTTTGTTTGGATACCTAAACGACGGAAAAAAGTTTTAGTAGGAGAAATAGCAACAAGAGCGAGACAGATTTTTGCTGAACTGGCTATAGAAAAAGGTTGGGATATTTTAGCTTTAGAAGTAGCTCCAGACCATATCCACTTATTTATTAGCGTTAAGCCCACAGATACCCCACATTTAGTTATCAAGGCATTTAAAGGTCGTTCTAGCTTCTACTTGAGAAAAGAATTTCCCCAATTAAAAAAACTACCGTCTCTTTGGACAAGTAGTTATTTTATAAGCACCGCAGGGAATGTTAGTAGCGAATCCGTGAGGAGATATATTGAAGACCCGCATCACGGTTAA
- the moaC gene encoding cyclic pyranopterin monophosphate synthase MoaC, which produces MTQANFPNSFPLTHLDAQGQAQMVDVSSKVATVRQAVATGKVRMLPETFAAIQAGNTPKGDVLATARLAGIMAAKQTANLIPLCHPLPLQKITVEIIPDAQLPGYQIDATVKTKAETGVEMEALTAVSIAALTLYDMAKALEKSIQIEAIHLVSKTGGKSGDWG; this is translated from the coding sequence ATGACGCAAGCTAATTTTCCAAATTCTTTTCCACTAACCCATTTGGATGCCCAGGGACAAGCCCAAATGGTTGATGTATCCAGCAAAGTCGCCACTGTTCGCCAAGCAGTAGCCACTGGTAAGGTACGAATGTTACCTGAGACATTCGCCGCTATTCAAGCCGGAAACACTCCCAAAGGGGACGTTTTAGCAACTGCTAGGTTAGCGGGAATCATGGCTGCTAAACAGACAGCGAATTTAATTCCTCTCTGTCACCCCTTACCGTTGCAAAAAATTACCGTTGAGATTATCCCCGATGCCCAACTACCTGGTTATCAAATTGATGCCACTGTCAAAACCAAAGCAGAAACTGGCGTGGAAATGGAAGCTTTAACAGCGGTATCTATTGCCGCTTTAACTTTATATGATATGGCTAAAGCGTTAGAAAAGTCTATTCAAATTGAGGCGATTCATTTAGTCAGTAAGACAGGTGGAAAGTCTGGAGACTGGGGATAG
- a CDS encoding type II toxin-antitoxin system TacA family antitoxin, whose amino-acid sequence MTHSVARNSPEKSLSSKSERLEARISPQNKELFQRAADIQGRTLTDFVVSSLVSAANQIIQENEIMVLSRKDQEVFVEALLNPPEPSNKLRLAAQRYKKNMGV is encoded by the coding sequence ATGACTCACTCAGTGGCTAGAAATAGCCCAGAAAAATCCTTGAGTTCCAAATCAGAAAGATTAGAAGCCCGTATCAGTCCACAGAATAAGGAACTGTTCCAACGGGCGGCTGATATTCAAGGGCGAACACTTACAGATTTTGTAGTTAGCAGTCTTGTCAGTGCTGCAAACCAGATTATTCAGGAAAATGAAATCATGGTTTTAAGCAGAAAAGACCAAGAAGTTTTTGTAGAAGCACTGCTTAATCCGCCAGAACCCAGTAACAAGTTACGGCTTGCGGCTCAACGCTATAAAAAGAATATGGGTGTATAA